One stretch of Castor canadensis chromosome 14, mCasCan1.hap1v2, whole genome shotgun sequence DNA includes these proteins:
- the LOC109680986 gene encoding short transmembrane mitochondrial protein 1-like, translating into MLQFLLGFTFGNVVGMYLAQNYDILNLAKKVEEIKKDLEAKKKPPSS; encoded by the coding sequence ATGCTCCAGTTCCTTCTTGGATTTACCTTTGGCAACGTGGTTGGTATGTACCTGGCTCAGAACTATGACATTCTAAACCTGGCTAAAAAAGTTGAAGAGATTAAAAAGGACTTGGAAGCCAAGAAGAAACCCCCTAGTTCCTAA